The genomic region agTTAGCCTGTTAGGGACAATTGCATAGGGAAATTAttgtttataaacaataaattatcttttcatttgaGTACTCTAGAATGATGGTCAAAGAAACATCTTTTACTCAATAAGTTTATAGTCTTGTTGctgttaaatataaattatgttcttataattttagcagttttaatttatttccttctaaaagtttaaatgttttattattcgGCATCCATTTTGTTACTTCCCCTCAAGAAATCCCCAGCCTTTTAATGATAAACTTTCTTTAACATCGGCATCGTACTAGCTTTTGGAATGCTTTCTTGAAGTCTTCATTAAAGATTGTATAAATCAGTGGATTTATAAGGGAATTGAGATATCCAAGCCATGTCAAAAAATTTgacatttcttcagaaattttaCACTTTTCACAGACATTAACAACCAATTCTTTAACAAAGAAAGGCAGCCAACATATCACAAATGCACCCAAGATTAATCCTAGGGTAGTGGCTGCTTTGCGTTCTCTCGTGCCTGAGATCTTTTGCCTTCTCCAAGATTTCTCGTGCTTGAATTCAGACCTGGGGCTTTTCACCGTGTTATGAATTTTATCAAAGTCTGTTGATGGATCAGATAAAGATTTTTCTGTGTAGGGAGTGGAGACTAGTCTAGTGCTTTTCTCACCACTCCCCAAAAGGACTTGGCCATTCACCTCCTCCTTGGCAATCCTACTTGCTTGTCTCTTGTGGTATAACGTTTTtgctgctttatatattttgtagtaGAGGATCAAAATCAATGTTAATGGGATGTAGAAAGCTCCAAATGTTGAATAAATTGTGGAAACAATGTGGTCGTGTTTGATGATGCACTCATCATCTCGGCTAGTTCCTTGGTGCCTCCAGAATAAAGGAGGCATAGAGATAAAAATGGATATAATCCAAACAACTGTAATCATAATGCCAGCATGCTTGGGAGTCCTTTTCCTGGAGTACTCCACAGCATCTGTGATTGCCCGATACCGATCCAAAGCTATAGCAGAGAGATGTAAGATGGAACACGTGCAGCACGTGATGTCAACGCTCAGCCAGATGTCACAGACCACTTGCCCCATAATCCAGCTCTCTCTCACAATATACACGATGCTGAAAGGCATCACCAGGACAGCTACAAGAAAATCTGTGACTGCAAGCGAGCAAATTAAATAGTTGGCTGGGTGGTGCAACTTCCGGGTCACAATAATTGCAGCAATCACAAGGGAGTTGATGGTCGTTGTCATCAGTGCCAGCCCGGAGAGAGTGAGGGACACCAGAATTTTGGATGGCATTCTGTTTAACAGTTCTTCTGAGGTCAAGTTTTGATCAGATGAGTTTAAGAaatccatttttttgtttgttttaaaagattaatatagCTGAAAAAATGGATACCTGTAACAAAGGAGGAGAAAATCAGTTCagagaagtctttaaaaatttttctctccctttcagaatgaatttttaaaagtatatatgtatgtttcccAGAATATTCTATGGATTAAAAAATGGGAGTTTAgattatagattttctttttcctttcatttaattaTATTCTGATGAGAACAGTAACAATAACtttcaaaacatttcttaaaatatagctcaaataaaataattttttatgagTAAACTTAACCTATTACTCAGTAAAATCTCTACCATTATAGAATCgcatttaaaactatattattctggggcgcctgcatggctcagtaggttaagcctcagccttaggcttgggtcatgatctcagggtcctgggctcgagcctcACATGGagtggggggagcctgcttcctcctctctctctgcctgctgctctgcgtacttgtgatcgctctctgtcaaataaataaataaaatttttaaaaaacaaaacataacaaaaaactATAATATTCCTAGCTATGGTTTTCCCTTCGTCTATGGAGATAAAGTTTAATAGCACATGACATTAATATCTATTTATGCtttatataatgtaattaaaGAAAGTACCATATTAAAGGCAGTATTCAAAATCATAAACAATTTCATACTTAATTCAAAGTTACATTGAGGACATTATCATTGAGCTCTTGGAGACTAGaggaatttttaatgtatttaatgtcagaatataaagattataaaaagagaaataaacaaaaataaaatatttttaaaatatccctaGCTTTCTATGatcatttaatgaaattaagaaaatgccaGAGT from Mustela erminea isolate mMusErm1 chromosome 1, mMusErm1.Pri, whole genome shotgun sequence harbors:
- the HTR1F gene encoding 5-hydroxytryptamine receptor 1F, which codes for MDFLNSSDQNLTSEELLNRMPSKILVSLTLSGLALMTTTINSLVIAAIIVTRKLHHPANYLICSLAVTDFLVAVLVMPFSIVYIVRESWIMGQVVCDIWLSVDITCCTCSILHLSAIALDRYRAITDAVEYSRKRTPKHAGIMITVVWIISIFISMPPLFWRHQGTSRDDECIIKHDHIVSTIYSTFGAFYIPLTLILILYYKIYKAAKTLYHKRQASRIAKEEVNGQVLLGSGEKSTRLVSTPYTEKSLSDPSTDFDKIHNTVKSPRSEFKHEKSWRRQKISGTRERKAATTLGLILGAFVICWLPFFVKELVVNVCEKCKISEEMSNFLTWLGYLNSLINPLIYTIFNEDFKKAFQKLVRCRC